A genomic window from Prunus persica cultivar Lovell chromosome G2, Prunus_persica_NCBIv2, whole genome shotgun sequence includes:
- the LOC18787675 gene encoding transcription factor GAMYB codes for MSRTTNESEDGVLSKDQIESPLMDESNGGTGNGGIVLKKGPWTSAEDAILVEYVKKHGEGNWNAVQKHSGLFRCGKSCRLRWANHLRPNLKKGAFTPEEEHLIVELHAKMGNKWARMAAHLPGRTDNEIKNYWNTRIKRRQRAGLPLYPPEVCLQALQESQQGQSSGGINGADRAHHDSLQTNSYEIPDVVFESLKGNNCVLPYVPEIPDLSASGVLMKDLSSSPYCGFMPPTMHRQKRLRESTSLFSTSDGSFKNGFPQFDHFQDDTCDKVGQSFGLSFPHDPDPTSKSPLSFGVIQGSHSLSNGNSSASKPTSGAVKLELPSLQYPETDLGSWSTSPPPPLLESIDAFIQSPPPVGAFESDCASPRNSGLLDALLHEAKTLSSAKNLCSDKSSNSSSVTPGDIADSSTLNICETEWEDYRDPISPLGHSATSLFSECTPISASGSSLDEPPPAETFTGCNVKPEPVDQAWTPDKEKETTPQLDYTRPDALLASDWLEHSTGFKDQGMTDSIASILGDDLATDYRHMASGTSISNQVWGLGSCLWNNMPAVCQMSSDLP; via the exons ATGAGTCGGACAACAAATGAGAGTGAAGATGGAGTGCTGTCCAAGGATCAGATTGAGTCTCCGTTGATGGATGAGAGTAACGGAGGAACTGGAAATGGTGGAATTGTTCTAAAGAAAGGGCCATGGACCTCGGCTGAAGATGCAATATTGGTGGAGTATGTTAAAAAGCATGGGGAGGGAAACTGGAATGCTGTTCAGAAGCACTCAGGCCTATTCCGTTGTGGTAAAAGCTGCCGGCTGCGATGGGCAAATCACCTAAGGCCAAACCTGAAGAAAGGGGCATTTACTCCTGAAGAAGAACATTTGATTGTTGAACTCCATGCCAAGATGGGGAACAAATGGGCACGCATGGCAGCACAT TTACCTGGCCGTACGGATAATGAGATAAAGAACTACTGGAATACCAGAATTAAGCGGCGTCAGAGGGCTGGCTTACCACTTTATCCTCCCGAGGTGTGTTTGCAAGCATTGCAGGAGAGTCAACAAGGCCAGTCCAGTGGTGGAATTAATGGTGCGGATAGAGCTCATCATGATTCTCTGCAAACTAACAGTTATGAGATACCTGATGTTGTATTTGAGAGTTTAAAAGGAAACAATTGTGTCTTACCTTATGTTCCTGAAATTCCTGATCTCTCTGCTAGTGGCGTGCTGATGAAAGACCTTAGTTCTTCTCCATATTGTGGTTTCATGCCACCAACAATGCATCGTCAAAAGCGTCTTAGAGAATCAACATCTTTATTCTCTACTTCTGATGGTAGTTTCAAAAATGGTTTCCCCCAGTTCGACCATTTTCAAGATGATACGTGTGATAAAGTTGGTCAGTCATTTGGATTGTCATTTCCTCATGATCCTGATCCTACCAGTAAGAGTCCACTGTCGTTTGGTGTAATTCAGGGTAGCCATTCCCTTTCAAATGGCAATTCTTCTGCTTCTAAGCCCACCTCAGGGGCTGTGAAGCTGGAGCTCCCTTCACTCCAATATCCAGAAACTGATTTAGGCAGCTGGAGCACTTCTCCTCCGCCGCCCTTACTGGAATCAATTGATGCTTTTATCCAATCTCCCCCACCCGTTGGTGCATTTGAGTCAGATTGCGCTTCACCACGTAATAGTGGCCTGCTAGATGCTTTACTCCATGAGGCAAAGACTCTCAGTAGTGCAAAGAATCTTTGTTCTGACAAGAGTTCAAATTCATCTAGTGTTACTCCTGGTGATATTGCTGACAGTTCCACGTTGAACATTTGCGAGACAGAATGGGAAGACTATCGTGACCCGATTTCTCCATTGGGTCATTCTGCTACTTCCCTGTTTAGTGAGTGTACTCCTATTAGTGCGAGTGGAAGTTCATTGGATGAACCGCCGCCTGCTGAGACCTTTACTG GGTGCAATGTGAAACCAGAACCGGTTGACCAAGCTTGGACCCcggataaagaaaaagaaactacaCCTCAGTTGGATTACACTCGTCCCGATGCTTTACTTGCTTCAGATTGGCTCGAGCACAGTACTGGGTTTAAAGACCAAGGCATGACAGATAGTATTGCATCAATTCTTGGTGATGATTTGGCGACTGACTACAGGCACATGGCTTCAGGAACTTCTATATCAAATCAAGTATGGGGTCTTGGTTCTTGTCTGTGGAACAACATGCCTGCTGTGTGTCAAATGTCTTCTGATCTTCCTTAA
- the LOC109947241 gene encoding protein FAR1-RELATED SEQUENCE 5-like, with translation MTPPERVHFMRSHRHISEPAMLLTKQLGSAYIPTHKKISILEVQSGGMEKIGFTKKDIYNFEYYESSLMKNHDVELVTEYFLAEQKNNRSFYFKIEGDSNDRLTRCFWADATSRRGYGFYGDVVVLDTTFNTNRYGLPFAPILGVNNHGQTIVLACAFLSKETTESFIWMFEEFKKAMSGGEPKMIITDQDADMARAIFEVFPTTFHRLCIWHITTKFSDKLPRTAYEEYWKEFKETIWEIDNIDEFEEKWHAIVTKSAYVKHIFAAGMSSSQRAEGSHQRQKELLVDHIDAYEKPQCALLMTMDKQMAKIYTKAMFQKFEQELMQSLPCFMELKMDDASQAIYKVSEREMGKTRVTEVVYDKYSDQWSCSCKGFEFIGILCCHALTLLKREQIEYLPNKYILNRWKKTAKSGLVSDSNGNEIKDCENNSLLIKRSRMSRLASDVIEHALMSEEGCELLSNNLNDTQVTLKLLNDGVGPSEVGGV, from the exons CTTATATACCTACTCATAAAAAGATAAGTATTTTGGAGGTGCAATCTGGAGGAATGGAGAAAATTGGTTTTaccaaaaaggatatttacaattttgaatattatgaGAGTAGCCTGATGAAGAACCATGATGTTGAACTGGTGACTGAGTATTTTTTAGCTGAACAGAAAAACAATAGATCAttttatttcaagattgaGGGAGATTCCAATGACAGGCTTACTCGATGTTTTTGGGCAGATGCAACTTCTAGACGAGGATATGGGTTTTATGGAGATGTTGTCGTGCTCGATACCACATTCAACACGAATCGATATGGTTTGCCATTTGCACCAATATTGggggttaataaccatggTCAGACAATTGTTTTAGCTTGTGCGTTTTTAAGTAAGGAAACGACTGAGTCCTTTATTTGGATGTTTGAGGAGTTTAAGAAAGCCATGTCAGGTGGTGAGCCAAAAATGATAATTACAGATCAAGATGCAGATATGGCTAGAGCGATTTTTGAAGTATTCCCCACTACATTTCATCGACTTTGCATATGGCACATCACAACCAAGTTCTCTGATAAACTACCACGGACTGCTTATGAGGAATATTGGAAAGAGTTTAAAGAAACCATCTGGGAGATTGACAATATAgatgaatttgaagaaaagtGGCATGCAATCGTTACAAAATCAG CCTATGTAAAACATATTTTTGCTGCTGGAATGTCAAGCAGTCAAAGAGCAGAAGGCTCTCATCAACGTCAAAAAGAGTTACTTGTTGATCACATTGATGCATATGAAAAGCCTCAATGTGCTCTATTGATGACAATGGATAAACAAATGGCTAAAATATACACAAAGGCAATGTTCCAAAAGTTTGAACAGGAGCTAATGCAAAGTTTACCGTGTTTTATGGAACTGAAAATGGATGACGCTTCCCAAGCTATCTATAAAGTGAGTGAAAGGGAAATGGGGAAAACAAGAGTCACAGAAGTTGTATATGATAAATATTCCGATCAATGGTCGTGTAGCTGTAAAGGATTTGAATTTATTGGAATTCTTTGTTGCCATGCGCTGACATTGTTAAAAAGGGAGCAAATTGAATATCTGCCCAATAAATACATTTTGAATAGATGGAAGAAAACTGCAAAATCTGGACTTGTGTCAGATTCAAATGGCAATGAAATTAAAGATTGTGAGAACAATTCTCTCCTAATAAAGCGAAGTAGAATGTCCAGACTTGCTTCAGATGTAATTGAGCATGCCTTAATGTCCGAAGAAGGTTGTGAGCTATTGTCAAATAATCTAAACGATACACAGGTGACGTTGAAGTTATTGAATGATGGGGTTGGTCCTAGCGAAGTTGGAGGAGTGTAA